In the genome of Chlamydia trachomatis A/HAR-13, one region contains:
- a CDS encoding metal ABC transporter ATP-binding protein encodes MNRDNAIAWSVEDLCVNYDHSDVLCHITFSLPAGAMAAIIGPNGAGKSTLLKASLGLIRASSGQSLFFGQRFSKVHHRIAYMPQRASVDWDFPMTVLDLVLMGCYGYKGIWNRISTDDRQEAMCILERVGLEAFANRQIGKLSGGQQQRAFLARSLMQKADLYLMDELFSAIDMASYQMVVDVLQELKSEGKTIVVIHHDLSNVRKLFDHVILLNKHLVCSGSVEECLTKEAIFQAYGCELELLDYTLKLSRGKYQGSC; translated from the coding sequence TTGAATAGAGATAATGCAATTGCTTGGTCTGTAGAGGATCTTTGTGTTAATTATGATCACTCAGACGTCTTATGTCACATTACTTTTTCTCTGCCTGCAGGGGCAATGGCTGCTATTATTGGGCCGAATGGAGCTGGTAAAAGTACTTTGCTTAAAGCTTCTTTAGGACTGATTCGTGCTTCTTCTGGCCAAAGCTTGTTCTTTGGTCAGAGATTTTCCAAGGTACATCATAGAATAGCCTATATGCCTCAAAGAGCGAGTGTGGATTGGGATTTCCCAATGACTGTTCTTGATCTCGTGTTGATGGGGTGTTACGGCTATAAAGGAATATGGAATCGTATTTCCACTGATGATCGTCAGGAGGCTATGTGTATTTTAGAGCGGGTTGGTTTGGAAGCTTTTGCAAATCGTCAAATAGGTAAGCTCTCTGGAGGACAACAACAGAGAGCTTTTTTAGCGCGGTCATTAATGCAAAAAGCAGATTTGTATCTCATGGATGAGCTGTTCTCTGCGATCGATATGGCCTCTTATCAGATGGTTGTAGATGTTTTGCAAGAGCTTAAAAGCGAAGGGAAGACTATTGTGGTCATTCATCATGATTTGAGTAATGTCCGGAAGCTTTTTGATCATGTGATTTTATTAAATAAGCATCTTGTGTGCTCTGGAAGCGTAGAAGAATGCTTGACTAAAGAAGCCATTTTTCAGGCTTATGGGTGTGAACTTGAGCTTTTGGATTACACACTCAAATTGTCTAGAGGCAAGTACCAAGGATCGTGCTAG
- a CDS encoding iron chelate uptake ABC transporter family permease subunit, translated as MLSCIFQDTIFLSSFLAVSLICMTTALWGTILLVERQPLLSESLSHACYPGLLIGALLSYKVPAFSDSLWVIIFFGCLASVLGCLGISFLEKKLAMHKDSALCLVLVSFFGVGVILVSYVKDCCPLLYNKINAYLYGQAATLGYTEAKLALIIFCLSAVVLWWWYRQISVAIFDREFAYSCGLRTRTAELVVLVFISLVIVSGVRSVGILLISAMFVAPPLSARQLSDRLSTILILSSIFGGICGALGCYFSVAFTCQTVVEGKPISIILPTGPLVVFFAGVLVFLCLIFSWKTGWITRYFRRKWFLFSRDEEHLLKIFWYLREQNTYQVGMRDFVRSRKYQEYFGDKVFPRFRMFLLCKKGLVSCSEHQWSLTDKGLARAAKLVRAHRLWESYLVSQLDFNKNEVHHFAEEMEHVLTDELDSTLSQMLQDPDYDPHQREIPKRTRKSDGC; from the coding sequence ATGCTGAGTTGTATATTTCAGGACACTATCTTTCTATCCAGTTTTTTGGCAGTTTCGCTGATTTGCATGACGACTGCCTTGTGGGGGACTATTCTTTTAGTTGAGAGACAGCCCTTATTAAGTGAGAGCCTTTCTCATGCTTGTTATCCAGGGCTTTTAATAGGTGCCCTTCTTTCTTATAAAGTTCCTGCATTTTCAGATTCTTTGTGGGTTATTATCTTTTTTGGTTGCCTAGCTTCTGTCTTGGGATGTTTAGGAATCTCATTTTTAGAAAAGAAATTAGCTATGCATAAAGATTCAGCTTTATGTTTAGTTTTGGTTTCATTTTTTGGCGTAGGGGTGATTCTTGTTAGTTACGTCAAAGATTGCTGTCCTCTTTTATACAACAAGATTAATGCATATTTGTACGGCCAAGCGGCGACTTTAGGGTATACAGAAGCCAAGCTTGCATTGATCATTTTTTGTTTATCAGCTGTAGTGTTGTGGTGGTGGTACAGACAAATTTCTGTAGCTATTTTTGATAGAGAATTTGCGTATTCCTGTGGATTAAGAACGCGTACAGCAGAACTCGTTGTTCTCGTATTTATTTCGTTGGTCATAGTCAGTGGTGTGCGTTCTGTAGGAATTCTACTCATTTCTGCTATGTTCGTTGCCCCTCCTTTATCTGCCAGACAGCTTTCGGATAGATTAAGTACAATCTTAATTCTATCGAGTATTTTTGGGGGTATTTGCGGGGCTTTAGGATGCTATTTTTCCGTAGCTTTCACTTGTCAGACTGTAGTGGAAGGGAAGCCTATATCGATTATTCTTCCTACAGGACCGCTTGTTGTTTTCTTCGCGGGAGTGCTAGTTTTCTTATGTTTAATTTTTTCATGGAAAACAGGGTGGATCACTCGCTATTTCCGAAGAAAATGGTTCTTATTTTCTCGAGATGAAGAACATCTATTGAAAATCTTTTGGTATTTACGAGAACAAAATACCTATCAAGTAGGTATGAGAGATTTTGTTCGTTCTAGAAAGTACCAAGAGTATTTTGGTGATAAGGTATTTCCCAGATTTAGGATGTTTTTACTGTGTAAAAAGGGATTAGTCTCCTGTTCGGAACATCAATGGTCTTTAACAGATAAAGGATTAGCTAGAGCTGCTAAATTAGTGCGTGCTCATCGACTTTGGGAATCTTATCTGGTGAGTCAGTTAGATTTTAATAAGAACGAAGTACATCATTTCGCGGAAGAAATGGAGCATGTTTTGACAGATGAATTAGATTCTACTCTGTCGCAGATGTTGCAAGATCCTGATTACGATCCGCATCAGCGAGAGATTCCAAAACGAACAAGGAAGTCGGATGGTTGCTAG
- a CDS encoding metal ABC transporter permease: MVASISPYYGVSFLEFFLVFFSRLFSGKLFYDHLYIDDIQVIVFFAIAVSCSVVGTFLVLKKMAMYANVVSHTILFGLVCVCLFTHQLIHLSMQALTIAAVSTTLLTGASIHFIRNVFKVAEEASTALVFSLLFSASLLLLVFLTRNAHVGTELVIGNADALAKTDILPIFLVLLINLGISYCFFSSFVCVSFDTIFAFSLGIRIRLVDYLIMLLLSASIVGAFKAVGVLMSLAFLLIPGLIAKLIASSVQEMMVYSMVFGGLAALIAPALSRSILSIYGIGLSTSGLAVGLLLVFYVVMLVFVCSKRAIMLRQKLDK; encoded by the coding sequence ATGGTTGCTAGTATTTCTCCGTACTACGGAGTATCATTTTTAGAGTTTTTTCTAGTCTTTTTTTCCCGGCTTTTTTCTGGGAAGCTGTTTTACGATCATTTGTATATCGATGACATTCAGGTGATCGTGTTCTTTGCAATAGCAGTTTCTTGTTCTGTAGTAGGGACTTTTTTAGTGCTTAAAAAGATGGCTATGTATGCGAATGTAGTTTCCCATACTATATTATTTGGGTTGGTCTGTGTCTGTTTATTTACTCATCAGCTCATTCATTTATCTATGCAAGCATTGACTATCGCTGCAGTCTCAACAACTTTACTGACTGGAGCATCCATTCATTTTATTCGGAATGTATTTAAGGTAGCAGAAGAAGCAAGCACAGCTTTAGTCTTTTCTCTCTTGTTTTCAGCTAGTTTATTACTGCTTGTATTTTTGACTCGTAACGCGCATGTAGGGACCGAGCTTGTCATTGGTAATGCGGATGCTTTAGCTAAAACAGATATTCTCCCTATATTTTTAGTTTTATTAATTAACTTGGGTATTTCGTACTGCTTTTTCTCAAGTTTTGTTTGTGTATCTTTTGATACGATTTTTGCTTTTTCTTTAGGTATTCGAATCCGTCTTGTAGACTATCTCATTATGCTTTTGCTCTCAGCTTCTATTGTTGGAGCTTTTAAAGCGGTTGGCGTGTTGATGTCTTTGGCTTTTCTACTCATTCCTGGGTTGATCGCAAAATTGATAGCCTCTTCTGTTCAAGAGATGATGGTGTATTCCATGGTTTTTGGAGGTTTGGCAGCTTTGATTGCCCCGGCTCTTTCTAGATCCATTCTTTCGATTTACGGAATCGGTCTATCTACTTCAGGATTAGCTGTCGGTCTACTACTTGTGTTTTATGTAGTTATGTTAGTGTTCGTTTGTTCTAAAAGGGCTATTATGCTCCGTCAAAAACTTGATAAGTAA
- the dxr gene encoding 1-deoxy-D-xylulose-5-phosphate reductoisomerase: protein MKHLALIGSTGSIGRQVLQVVRSIPDTFIIETLAAYGRNQEALISQIREFNPRVVAVREETTYKELRKLFPHIEILLGEEGLVSVATEPSVTMTIVASSGIDALPAVIAAIRQKKTIALANKESLVAAGELVTTLARENGVQILPIDSEHNALFQCLEGRDSSTIKKLLLTASGGPLRNKSKEELQKVSLQEVLRHPVWNMGPKITVDSSTLVNKGLEIIEAFWLFGLEAVEIEAVIHPQSLVHGMVEFCDGTILSVMNPPSMLFPIQHVLTFPERSPAIGPGFDFLSNRTLEFFPIDEDRFPSVHLAKRVLLEKGSMGCFFNGANEALVHRFLAGEISWHQIVPKLQALVDQHRVQSCLSLEEILSVDAEARARAQEC, encoded by the coding sequence TTGAAGCATTTAGCACTGATAGGGTCAACAGGGAGTATTGGTAGACAGGTTTTACAAGTAGTTCGTTCTATTCCCGATACTTTTATTATAGAAACTCTTGCTGCGTATGGACGGAATCAAGAAGCATTGATTTCTCAGATTAGAGAGTTTAATCCTCGCGTGGTAGCCGTTCGTGAAGAAACAACTTACAAGGAGCTCCGTAAGTTATTCCCTCATATTGAGATTCTTTTAGGAGAAGAGGGGTTAGTTTCTGTTGCTACAGAACCTTCTGTAACAATGACCATTGTAGCTTCGTCTGGTATAGATGCTTTACCAGCAGTCATTGCAGCTATCCGACAGAAAAAGACAATAGCTTTGGCTAATAAAGAGTCGTTAGTGGCAGCTGGAGAGTTGGTTACCACTTTGGCTAGAGAGAATGGTGTGCAGATTCTTCCCATCGATAGTGAACATAACGCACTTTTCCAGTGCTTAGAAGGAAGAGACTCTTCTACCATTAAAAAATTATTGTTAACAGCTTCTGGAGGGCCGTTAAGGAATAAATCAAAAGAAGAATTACAAAAGGTCTCTTTACAAGAGGTCTTGCGACACCCTGTTTGGAATATGGGGCCCAAAATTACAGTAGATTCTTCTACCTTAGTAAATAAAGGCTTAGAAATTATAGAAGCTTTCTGGCTATTTGGGCTGGAAGCTGTAGAGATAGAGGCGGTGATCCATCCTCAAAGTCTTGTTCATGGAATGGTGGAGTTTTGTGATGGAACGATCCTTTCTGTGATGAATCCTCCCAGTATGCTATTTCCAATACAACATGTTTTGACTTTCCCAGAACGTAGCCCTGCAATAGGTCCAGGATTCGATTTTCTTTCAAATCGCACTCTAGAGTTTTTCCCGATAGATGAAGATAGATTCCCTAGTGTTCATCTAGCAAAGCGAGTGCTTCTTGAAAAGGGGTCTATGGGGTGTTTTTTCAATGGCGCCAATGAGGCTTTGGTTCATCGATTTTTAGCAGGCGAGATTTCTTGGCATCAAATAGTTCCTAAATTACAAGCTCTTGTGGATCAGCATCGCGTGCAATCCTGTTTATCCCTGGAAGAAATTCTATCGGTAGATGCTGAGGCCAGAGCTCGTGCTCAAGAGTGTTAA
- a CDS encoding RIP metalloprotease has protein sequence MTIIYFVLAALALGFLILIHELGHLLAAKAVGMSVESFSIGFGPALVRKKMGSVEYRIGAIPFGGYVRIKGMDRNDKDNSGDKEKTVYDIPEGFFSKSPWKRIFVLAAGPLANLLVAIFVFGILYFSGGRTKSFSEYTSIVGWVHPSLEQQGLHAGDQIFFCNGQPYSGHKMAFSSSLLERKLSLQGQHPAYFSESEAFSLEAPFNPNMEGVPCLGASYLLYRGSDPLPEKSPLVDAGLSEGDRLVWMDGLLVFSGAQVSQMLNEKQSFLRVERQGKVVFVRQARVLAGDLTLTPYFKNELIDCQYEAGLKGKWASLYTLPYIINGDGFVESKVKLLNDERVSLDYNLELGDKIVAVDGIPVMSNADILRLVQDHRVSLIFQRMSPEQLTVLEQKAADQAFINSYDMDDLLRVAESVGEEREVSRLGDYRLVTRVQPRPWAHIYSEALLDKQRALASKFRDEQERRYYLERIEAEKQRISLGIPLKDLAVQYNPDPWVLMEESVSDSLKTVKALGMGRVSPQWLSGPVGIVRILHTGWSVGIPEALAWIGLISVNLAVLNLLPIPVLDGGYILLCLWEILSRRRLNMRLVEKALVPFMILLVLFFVFLTLQDLSRVFVG, from the coding sequence ATGACAATAATATATTTTGTTCTTGCAGCCCTGGCTTTAGGTTTTCTGATTTTAATTCATGAACTTGGCCATTTATTAGCAGCAAAAGCTGTCGGAATGTCTGTAGAGAGTTTCAGTATAGGGTTTGGCCCAGCTCTTGTTCGAAAGAAAATGGGGAGCGTTGAGTACCGGATAGGAGCGATTCCTTTTGGGGGATATGTTCGTATCAAAGGTATGGATAGAAATGATAAAGACAATTCTGGAGACAAAGAGAAAACTGTTTACGATATCCCAGAAGGCTTTTTTAGTAAGTCGCCTTGGAAGCGGATTTTTGTTTTAGCCGCAGGCCCTTTAGCTAACCTACTTGTGGCTATATTTGTTTTCGGGATTCTCTATTTTTCTGGTGGTAGAACAAAATCATTTTCTGAATACACCAGCATTGTAGGTTGGGTGCACCCTTCTTTGGAGCAACAAGGCTTACATGCAGGGGATCAGATTTTCTTTTGTAATGGGCAGCCTTATTCTGGGCATAAAATGGCTTTTTCATCTTCTCTTCTTGAAAGAAAGTTATCGTTGCAAGGGCAGCATCCAGCCTACTTTTCTGAGTCCGAGGCTTTTTCATTAGAAGCACCGTTTAATCCTAATATGGAAGGAGTTCCTTGTTTAGGAGCCAGTTATCTGCTGTATCGAGGATCCGATCCTTTACCTGAAAAATCTCCTTTAGTAGACGCTGGATTGTCTGAAGGAGATCGTCTAGTATGGATGGATGGGTTGTTAGTCTTTTCTGGAGCGCAAGTTTCTCAAATGCTCAATGAAAAGCAATCCTTTTTGAGGGTTGAGCGTCAAGGGAAGGTGGTGTTTGTTCGTCAAGCTAGAGTCCTAGCGGGAGATTTAACTCTCACTCCGTATTTTAAAAACGAACTCATAGATTGTCAGTATGAAGCAGGTCTTAAAGGCAAATGGGCTTCATTGTACACGCTCCCATATATTATTAATGGGGATGGTTTTGTTGAAAGTAAGGTCAAACTGCTCAACGATGAGCGGGTATCTTTGGACTATAATCTAGAGTTAGGCGACAAAATCGTAGCCGTTGATGGAATCCCTGTCATGAGCAATGCGGATATTTTACGTCTTGTTCAAGATCATAGAGTGTCTTTGATATTTCAAAGGATGTCTCCAGAGCAGCTGACTGTTTTAGAGCAGAAGGCTGCAGATCAGGCATTTATTAATTCCTATGATATGGACGATCTTCTACGTGTTGCAGAGTCTGTTGGAGAGGAACGTGAGGTATCCCGTTTAGGGGATTATCGTTTGGTAACACGGGTGCAGCCTAGACCTTGGGCACATATTTATTCTGAGGCGTTATTGGACAAACAGCGAGCTCTTGCATCCAAGTTCCGAGATGAACAAGAGAGACGTTATTATCTCGAAAGAATAGAAGCCGAAAAACAGCGGATTTCTTTAGGCATTCCCCTTAAGGATCTAGCCGTTCAGTACAATCCGGATCCCTGGGTATTGATGGAGGAATCCGTTTCAGACAGCTTAAAGACTGTGAAAGCCTTGGGGATGGGGCGGGTGAGCCCTCAATGGCTATCAGGACCTGTAGGAATTGTGCGTATTCTCCATACAGGATGGTCTGTAGGGATTCCTGAGGCTTTGGCTTGGATCGGGTTGATCAGTGTAAACCTAGCAGTGTTGAATCTACTTCCTATCCCTGTATTGGATGGCGGTTATATACTTTTGTGTTTATGGGAGATTCTTTCCAGACGTCGATTAAATATGCGGCTCGTTGAGAAAGCTCTTGTCCCGTTTATGATTCTATTGGTCCTATTTTTTGTATTCTTGACCCTCCAAGACCTTTCTAGAGTTTTCGTTGGGTGA
- a CDS encoding outer membrane protein, whose protein sequence is MKNFLLTILFLLMGTSLLADPSVIQTLTSGVAGVNSIREEKESVVCVHAFLRSYGSLKPIGRVLEKENYDVFIWNYETRKFTLEKHAEHLVRLLNKIAELKPGIPINFVTHSVGGVIVRVALAHPDCPEEAKKGKAVLMAPPNAGSTLARRYSRSSLVQFVFGRKLGMQLLTYSPEHMLNVAKMPSSVDVLVLSGTKKSKFLLFQLEEDNDGKVCVTETRLDTPHQNYIIDANHTYIITNKTSLFLMREFLRNGSKSSALTQVPEEIEASIQQSPKADVNKEKSKDIYVIHCLGAHPYSLYGFPKSRTSPNENSRKVLEGQEYKK, encoded by the coding sequence ATGAAGAATTTTTTATTAACTATACTCTTTCTATTAATGGGAACTTCCCTATTAGCTGATCCCTCTGTGATTCAAACATTGACATCAGGGGTTGCTGGGGTGAACTCGATACGCGAAGAAAAGGAATCTGTTGTATGCGTTCACGCGTTTCTAAGATCCTATGGTTCGCTAAAACCTATTGGCCGGGTTCTGGAAAAAGAAAACTATGATGTTTTCATTTGGAACTATGAAACCCGAAAATTTACATTAGAAAAACATGCTGAACATCTTGTTCGATTACTCAATAAGATTGCAGAACTGAAACCTGGCATACCGATTAATTTCGTTACGCATTCCGTAGGAGGAGTTATTGTTCGTGTAGCATTAGCTCATCCCGATTGTCCTGAAGAAGCTAAAAAAGGCAAAGCGGTCCTTATGGCGCCTCCTAATGCAGGGTCTACATTAGCAAGACGCTATAGCCGAAGCTCTTTAGTGCAATTTGTCTTTGGCAGAAAGCTTGGTATGCAGCTTCTTACATATAGCCCTGAGCATATGTTGAACGTTGCAAAAATGCCTTCTTCTGTTGATGTTCTCGTATTAAGTGGAACTAAGAAAAGTAAGTTTCTACTGTTTCAATTAGAAGAAGATAATGATGGCAAGGTCTGTGTAACAGAAACGAGATTAGATACTCCACACCAAAACTACATCATTGATGCGAATCACACATACATCATTACGAACAAAACCTCCCTATTCTTAATGAGGGAGTTCCTAAGAAACGGAAGTAAAAGCTCTGCTCTTACCCAAGTCCCAGAAGAGATAGAGGCGAGCATACAACAATCTCCTAAAGCCGACGTGAATAAAGAAAAGAGTAAAGATATCTACGTTATTCACTGCTTAGGAGCTCACCCCTATAGCCTTTACGGGTTCCCAAAAAGTAGAACATCACCCAACGAAAACTCTAGAAAGGTCTTGGAGGGTCAAGAATACAAAAAATAG
- the recF gene encoding DNA replication/repair protein RecF (All proteins in this family for which functions are known are DNA-binding proteins that assist the filamentation of RecA onto DNA for the initiation of recombination or recombinational repair.), with translation MRVLSLFLKDFRNYTDLRLELGPEMNSIFGLNAQGKTNLLEALYILSLGRSFRTSRLTDAIRFGASHFFIEAVFSHKEVFHTLSIQVDKKGKKILFDGAPITKLSELVGLFPVILFSIKDIAIIEGSPSERRRFLDLLLAQASDKYTEHISLYHKALDQRNASIKAQNQKAISAWNSPLIAYGSLVAFLRNECTKKLNTIFQTLWDNTLKETLSLRYESSLITEESPTLNDIASNYYEQLRIANTKDLDLGYTMVGPHRDELLLTINDLPVAKFSSEGQKHSLLAVLRFAECVYLQEEFCIHPILCMDDIHACLDQQRLDQLLQLSNSLGQVVTTSTICPDHRSTTSCIFHVTQAQVSLVAPQSL, from the coding sequence ATGCGAGTTCTTTCTTTATTTCTTAAGGATTTCAGAAATTATACAGATCTTCGTTTAGAATTAGGACCGGAGATGAATTCCATCTTCGGTCTTAATGCACAAGGAAAGACGAATCTTCTTGAGGCTCTGTACATTCTATCACTAGGTAGGTCTTTTCGAACTAGTCGACTGACCGATGCCATACGTTTTGGAGCATCCCACTTTTTTATAGAAGCTGTGTTCTCGCATAAAGAGGTTTTTCATACTCTTTCTATTCAAGTGGATAAAAAAGGGAAGAAGATCCTGTTTGACGGAGCTCCTATTACGAAACTCTCTGAGCTAGTAGGGTTATTTCCTGTTATTTTGTTTTCCATCAAAGACATAGCAATTATTGAAGGCTCCCCTTCAGAACGTCGTCGTTTTTTAGACCTCTTACTAGCACAAGCTTCAGATAAATACACCGAGCATATTTCTCTCTACCACAAAGCTTTAGACCAGCGTAACGCTTCTATTAAAGCTCAGAATCAGAAAGCTATTTCTGCATGGAATTCCCCATTGATTGCTTATGGTAGTCTGGTAGCCTTCTTACGCAATGAATGTACTAAAAAGCTAAATACGATCTTTCAAACTCTTTGGGATAATACGTTAAAAGAGACTCTATCTCTTCGTTATGAGAGTTCTCTCATTACAGAGGAATCCCCTACCCTCAATGACATAGCGAGTAATTACTACGAACAACTTCGCATAGCAAATACTAAGGACCTCGATCTTGGCTATACTATGGTAGGGCCCCATCGGGACGAACTCCTTCTAACTATCAATGATCTTCCTGTCGCTAAATTTTCCAGCGAAGGCCAAAAACATTCGCTTTTAGCCGTTCTTCGATTTGCTGAATGCGTGTATCTTCAAGAAGAGTTTTGTATCCATCCTATTCTGTGCATGGATGACATCCATGCTTGTCTAGATCAACAGCGTTTAGATCAGCTTCTGCAACTCTCAAACTCTTTAGGGCAAGTGGTTACAACTTCTACTATTTGTCCAGATCACCGCAGCACAACATCCTGCATTTTTCATGTGACACAAGCTCAAGTATCCCTTGTAGCTCCTCAATCTCTATAA
- the dnaN gene encoding DNA polymerase III subunit beta: MKFVISRNELGNLIKKVQNVVPQSTPIPVLTHVLIESCNDELVFTATDLTVSTRCVVKAKVYESGSVTIPSRRFFQLIRELTEANIEVAAHSGEMATITSGSSCFRLLSMGKEDFPMLPDMQNALRFTLDSERLKDMFQRTSFAVSREESRYVLTGVLLSIANGTMTVVGTDGKRLAKIDTEISLDPSFSGDYIIPIKAVEEIIRMSSEDVQSTIFLDQTKIAVECGNTLLVTKLLSGEFPDFSPVISTHSSVQLDLHREELISLLKQVALFTNESSHSVKFSFSPGELTLTANCTKVGEGKVSMAVNYTGETLEIAFNPFFFLDILKHSRDELVQLGISDSYNPGIITDSTRSLFVIMPMRLHDD; the protein is encoded by the coding sequence ATGAAATTCGTTATCTCCCGCAATGAATTAGGAAATCTAATTAAAAAAGTTCAGAATGTCGTTCCACAAAGCACGCCAATTCCAGTATTGACTCATGTACTCATTGAAAGCTGTAACGACGAGTTGGTTTTCACGGCTACAGACCTGACGGTCAGCACTCGTTGTGTTGTTAAAGCAAAGGTCTATGAGTCTGGATCTGTTACCATCCCTTCTCGAAGATTCTTCCAACTCATTCGTGAGTTAACAGAGGCAAATATTGAAGTAGCAGCTCATTCTGGAGAAATGGCGACAATCACGTCGGGTTCTTCCTGTTTTCGCCTGTTAAGTATGGGGAAAGAAGATTTCCCTATGCTTCCTGATATGCAAAATGCTCTGCGTTTCACTCTGGATTCTGAGCGATTAAAAGACATGTTCCAAAGAACCTCTTTTGCTGTATCCAGAGAAGAGAGTCGCTATGTACTCACTGGCGTTTTACTTTCTATTGCGAATGGAACTATGACAGTCGTGGGAACTGATGGGAAACGGTTAGCTAAGATCGATACAGAGATTTCTTTAGATCCTAGTTTTTCAGGAGACTATATCATCCCTATCAAAGCCGTCGAAGAAATTATTCGCATGTCTTCGGAAGATGTTCAATCCACTATTTTCTTAGATCAAACTAAAATCGCTGTCGAATGTGGAAATACACTATTAGTAACCAAACTCCTTTCTGGTGAATTCCCGGACTTTTCCCCTGTGATCTCCACTCATAGCAGTGTACAATTAGATCTACATCGTGAAGAACTGATCTCCCTTCTCAAACAAGTGGCCCTTTTCACTAATGAGTCTTCGCATTCTGTCAAATTTAGCTTCTCACCTGGAGAACTAACTCTTACAGCCAACTGCACAAAAGTAGGAGAAGGCAAGGTAAGTATGGCTGTCAATTATACTGGTGAAACCCTAGAAATAGCCTTTAATCCTTTCTTCTTCTTAGACATCCTGAAACACAGCCGTGATGAACTTGTTCAATTAGGTATCTCAGATTCTTACAATCCAGGAATCATTACAGACTCCACTCGCAGCTTGTTTGTCATCATGCCTATGAGATTACATGACGATTAA
- the smpB gene encoding SsrA-binding protein, producing the protein MGVKEIVSNRKAFHHYEVLETLDAGIVLTGTEIKSLRDHGGNLGDAYVTISKGEAWLLQSSIAPYRFGNINNHEERRKRKLLLHKYEIHKLDARISQKGLTVVPLSFFFSKGFVKVRIGCCRGKKAHDKRQSIIEREKNRELAAAMKRSYR; encoded by the coding sequence ATGGGCGTTAAGGAAATTGTTTCGAATCGCAAAGCTTTTCATCATTACGAGGTTTTAGAGACCTTGGATGCAGGGATTGTTTTAACAGGAACAGAAATTAAATCTCTGCGAGATCATGGTGGAAATTTGGGGGATGCTTATGTGACGATCTCTAAGGGAGAAGCTTGGCTATTACAGTCAAGTATAGCTCCATATCGGTTTGGGAATATCAATAATCATGAAGAGCGCCGCAAGCGCAAACTTCTTTTACATAAGTACGAGATTCACAAACTAGACGCTCGCATTTCTCAAAAGGGATTGACGGTTGTGCCGCTTAGCTTTTTCTTTTCTAAAGGATTTGTCAAGGTGCGTATTGGCTGTTGCCGAGGGAAGAAAGCTCATGATAAGCGGCAGTCTATCATTGAACGAGAAAAGAATCGTGAATTGGCTGCAGCTATGAAACGTTCTTATCGGTAA